One stretch of Ornithorhynchus anatinus isolate Pmale09 chromosome Y4, mOrnAna1.pri.v4, whole genome shotgun sequence DNA includes these proteins:
- the LOC114808702 gene encoding LOW QUALITY PROTEIN: myelin-oligodendrocyte glycoprotein-like (The sequence of the model RefSeq protein was modified relative to this genomic sequence to represent the inferred CDS: inserted 3 bases in 2 codons) produces the protein MDRAELGKGLVAQLERLSTCPLCGAAFQDPVLLDCDHSFCRRCVGRRWDGQARAGAGLSCPGCGHLCPRRSLRTNVRLDVEVRISCGLRDRLGDAGSRAGRRRGGRIPTMGSQDPQGEILEMQAEQFLVMVPTLSFMAFVGEDVKLPGLLSPEKNVSGMEVGWYRRPFYRVTHMYCHXDQVEEQAPEFLGSTELVKEAISKGQMALQLQMALQLHHVRIISEGGYTCLYXDHSYQEEAAVQLIVEDPFYWINPGMLYLTVVLSILVLQVVVRFGLLCLQWRLTGTLGKEIQNLHRTFDHHFLRVPGWKITLFVVLPILAMITVAMNLCYKWLQCRLAGQFLEELGF, from the exons ATGGACCGGGCGGAGctgggcaaggggctggtggcCCAGCTGGAGCGGCTGTCCACCTGCCCGCTCTGCGGCGCGGCCTTCCAGGACCCGGTGCTGCTGGACTGCGACCACAGCTTCTGCCGCCGCTGCGTCGGCCGCAGGTGGGACGGCCAGGCCCGGGCCGGCGCGGGGCTCAGCTGCCCCGGCTGCGGCCACCTCTGCCCCCGCCGCAGCCTCCGCACCAACGTGCGTCTGGACGTGGAGGTGCGCATCAGCTGCGGGCTGCGGGACCGGCTGGGGGAcgcggggagccgggccgggcgccGCCGCGGGGGCCGCATCCCCACCATGGGCTCGCAGGACCcccagggagag ATCCTGGAAATG CAAGCAGAACAGTTCTTGGTGATGGTGCCAACCCTATCCTTCATGGCTTTTGTTGGGGAAGACGTCAAACTGCCGGGCCTCTTGTCACCAGAAAAGAATGTCTCGGGCATGGAGGTGGGCTGGTACCGCAGACCGTTCTACAGGGTGACCCACATGTACTGCC GAGATCAGGTCGAGGAGCAGGCTCCGGAGTTCCTGGGGAGCACTGAGCTGGTTAAGGAGGCCATCAGCAAGGGCCAAATGGCCCTCCAGCTCCAAATGGCCCTCCAGCTTCACCATGTGAGAATCATCAGTGAGGGCGGCTACACCTGCTTGTA CGATCACTCTTACCAGGAGGAGGCAGCGGTGCAGCTCATTGTCGAAG ATCCCTTTTACTGGATTAACCCAGGAATGCTGTACCTGACTGTGGTTCTGTCCATCTTGGTGCTGCAGGTAGTAGTCAGATTTGGCTTACTCTGCCTGCAATGGAGGCTGACAGGTACCCTGGGGAAAGAGattc AAAACTTACACAGAACATTTG ACCACCATTTCCTGAGGGTGCCCGGCTGGAAAATAACTCTCTTCGTGGTCTTGCCCATCCTGGCCATGATCACGGTGGCCATGAACCTCTGCTACAAGTGGCTGCAATGCAGACTGGCAG GTCAATTCCTGGAAGAGTTGGGTTTTTAA